Below is a genomic region from Trichomycterus rosablanca isolate fTriRos1 chromosome 15, fTriRos1.hap1, whole genome shotgun sequence.
cacactgtactgtaccacactgtactgtaccatactgtactgtaccacactgtactgtaccacactgtactgtaccatactgtactgtaccacactgtactgtaccatactgtactgtaccatactgtaccacactgtactgtacctcactgtactgtaccatactgtactgtaccacactgtactgtaccatactgtaccacactgtaccatactgtaccatactgtaccacactgtaccgtactgtacctcactgtactgtaccacactgtactgtaccacactgtactgtacctcactgtactgtaccacactgtactgtaccatactgtactgtaccacactgtactgtaccatactgtactgtaccatactgtactgtaccacactgtactgtaccacactgtactgtaccatactgtactgtaccacactgtactgtaccatattgaactgtaccacactgttctgtaccatactgtactgtacctcactgtactgtaccatactgtacctcactgtactgtaccatactgtactgtaccatactgtactgtatcatactgtactgtaccatactgtactgtaccacactgtactgtaccatactgtactatatcacactgtactgtaccacactgtactgtaccatactgtactgtaccatactgtactgtaccatactgtactatatcacactgtactgtaccacactgtactgtaccatactgtactgtaccatactgtactgtaccacactgtactatatcacactgtactgtaccacactgtactgtaccatactgtactgtaccacactgtactgtaccatactgtactgtaccatactgtactatatcacactgtactgtaccacactgtactgtaccatactgtactgtaccacactgtactgtaccacactgtactgtaccatactgtactatatcacactgtactgtaccatactgtactgtaccatactgtactatatcacactgtactgtaccatactgtactgtaccacactgtactgtaccacactgcactgtatcATGCttcatatttacttacagaagaaatcatcatcatcttcatcctcctccttttgtattattttcttctggaattcttcattttgtagatccacaggggtgacgtgtccctcttctgctgactgcattattaaagctctaatagatagacagacagacagatagatgtgcTGTATTCATAATTAAAGAGAAATTATTTAGACTGTTGTAACtggctgttgttattgttatgaacTGAAGCTGGTCTGTACACAACAAAACTGACACTTTGCTTAAATTTGCCAtcacattatttattacagtaaaatgatctcaaaatcacaagattaGTACTCGAGTAAATGTTCTTTATGATCATAGGGGTGACATTTAATAACAATTAGATTTGCTTATTTAATTGCTTTTCAAAATTCAAAAAGTGGTATTAACACAACCGAATAGACACTTCACATGAGTTTGAGATCCGATCATAACAAATTCCTCCAGTAAgaatgtctgaaatgtatttcattaataaaagaAATCTTGAATTGAGTGAATTTTGTGCATCAGAACAcggtaaataatgtttattaaactgtaaacagcagTTTTACCCTCTTTAACACTTCGGATACCGTAATACATGGTTTAGACACGCAGTAAACAATTAAAGACGCTCGCTTACACTTTTCACCTGACTGTGACTATAAAACTCTACaaaccacctgtaaacaaagttccactataaacaaagttccactataaacaaagtttaaaaatatcacgtgtttatataaaaatgtgagatttaatcatgaagaaactcaatcagttccgctcaattgattcattttgctgggtcggttcaaatgaatcggttcatcagtactgaatcatgtgtgatgctaacagttagcggagcagctaatagtttgtgtgtttaaataaaagtggagttaaagctcctcaaatcctcacagtgatgttttattattaactcTAGTGTtattatgaattagaatgtagttataatgaaatataagggttataattaaatacatattttacttacagatgaggctctacagtacaaacacagcagcttcttgttcttcttatgatggttAATGGTGGAtagcagaacaacttaagacgcagcagcgtcaccaactggactggagttgaacagcagcccAGCAGTAATAAATCTCCATTAGTCCTGTATCTCTGAGTTAgatttagagaggactacagtgtGCAGTGTTGGGGGTAACGCGGTACAAAGTAACACATTACAGTAATGTCATTACTTTTTTCTGTAACGGCATCGTGGGGCGTCGTCTGCACGCTTGGCATCGGCTGAGCTTACTCGTGTGTTTCAAAGTGATCTTGAGGTTACATTAAAAGTTGTGACACTAAGCTCtgtttttgagtgtgtgtgtgagtgagtgtgtgtgttttctttaggTTAAGTGTGATATTTTTCTCTGTTATTAGTCTCATCCATTTCGTTCTTTTCTTTAAAGATTTGCTCAGAGCTGGATTTCTCTTTGTTGTTAttttcattgttatttagacattttataaataaattgtgtgTTTTGGAAAGATTGTTTCCTcctcattatttcattattgtaGTAGTATTATGTTACATCCCCATCACCCATAGATCACTACGGGATGTAACACTTATGTTAATGCTTTTTCATTGTGAATCCACTATGGGGGTTTGTGTTGTGCATTTGTGTTTGAATACACTGCTGCAGGGTTTACAGTGTTCAGTATTTGTTTTGATGTGAAACTGGTTTATGGGAACTAAGTTTATGGTAAAGTTTGTGCAAGTTCCAACTGACTAAAGCAATTTAGTACAACATTTCTGACTCTGcctttttgtctttgcaaataattattatatttgtattaatagatGTACACTTAACATTTCTATGATACATTTGAATGGAGTTAATTTTTGTAAAGCAAGTTAACTATGGTACCATGGACTTAACTATGGTACCATGAACATAATGAAATTGCTTCAGAGTTACATAATATCTTTAAATAATGGCAATAAAAATGTAGCTGGCATTACAATTTGTGACATGATGAAACGACATCAATAACTTGATTTTAAAGTAATGACAAATAATACCTTGCAACAACATGATTAATTTAAATCGTTTAAATGTGTGAAATATTTTGCCTATATTCTGATCATGTGGGAGTGATGTACACATTAAAATCAAGTACATTCAAAAAATTGGTTTTTTAGtgtataattgatttttttatgaAATGTGAACACTTCTGTATTTTGAATTATAATTTTTAacagtgttaataataataataataataatagtaagtaGTAGTAATTATATAAAAGGTCAAAAACAATGCAAATCAAGCAAACCTCGCAaacctcgccctgggtgaaccaccttcttcatcatggtctcgcccctgccaggtaagtatgaggtccagaggcaccgccgaacagagacaccgaatcacacaccgttcaaactcacggtgactCCATTcatctactcatcacaccagcacaaacctcaccgaacacaaacccgctattctgcaacatcaatatttctgcctgaaaaacaaaataaaacaaaaaacacttggttcaaccaaaacagaagaatttCAAATTTCAGGCATCACtgatttcaaattgatctacaaaaaagaagaagaaccactgtaaaaatccacctgataagcatgccctttacaggtttacattttcatttacattttcggcatttagcagacgcctttatccaaagcgactcacattaCAGCAactgtgtacagtctgagcaattgagggttaagggccttgctcaagggcccaacagcagcaacctggcagtggtggggcttgaaccagcgactttctggttactaatccagtaccttaaccactaggctatggcttgcgtTCGGTGTGTTGTGTTCAAGTGAACTGGATTTGGAATTGGCGCCAACTCCATCTCTGGCCTTGAGTGATGAGTTAGGATGAAGGCACATCTGGCACACGGACCGGCTCTGAAGAGTTACCGTGAACCACTGCATAATTAGTTTGCTAAAACCCGAGATCGCATCCAGTCCAGGCTCGCCAGTAAACCCTCGCCAGTAAGCGCACAGCAGGCTTGGACATGCCAGGAATGTGCTGTGAGAGAACCAAGAGTAAGACTGTGGGAAATCTCCGCTGGtgacatgctgttcttcatgtcCTGCTTATTAGCTAACACCAGGACTGACGCGTTCTGCAGATCCTCATGTGCAAGCATTCGATGAAGCTCATCTTTTGTAAGTGTTAAACGCTCCCGATCTGTACTATCAACCACCAGGATCACAATCTCTGTATTGCAGTAGTAGGTACTCCAGCTGGCCCGGAGCACCTCCTGACCACCAATGTCCCAAACAAGAAAGCGTGTTTTCTTCACAGCAATTTCCTCCACGTTGCTGCCAATTGTAGGAGTGGTGTGCACTGCCTCTTTAGTCAGGAACTGATAAAGGATAGTCGTCTTCCCAGCATTATCCAAGCCAACGATGATCACTTTGTGCTCTCTGTCTCCGAACACCGTCATTAGCTTAGCAAAAATCATTCCCATGTTTATTTACAACGAAAGCATTACTTCAAATGAAAATACAACGCTGGTTCTGACTAAAAGCTGTTCTCAGTGAACCCGGTTctttttaaaaactgaaaaatTTGACACTGTGAGGTAAATACAAAATAACCGATATCGAGTTTTAGCCTGTGTGtaacataaacacactccaCGGTTCACCGGTTGCTCGTAATGCGCGACTGTTCCTCTGAGGAACA
It encodes:
- the LOC134329238 gene encoding ADP-ribosylation factor-like protein 5B — protein: MGMIFAKLMTVFGDREHKVIIVGLDNAGKTTILYQFLTKEAVHTTPTIGSNVEEIAVKKTRFLVWDIGGQEVLRASWSTYYCNTEIVILVVDSTDRERLTLTKDELHRMLAHEDLQNASVLVLANKQDMKNSMSPAEISHSLTLGSLTAHSWHVQACCALTGEGLLASLDWMRSRVLAN